In the genome of Nitratireductor sp. GISD-1A_MAKvit, the window CAATCTTTTCGACAAGGGGCCCGTTCTCTCCAGCTACTGTGATGCAGGCAACCGTGAAATCGGTGACGTCATTCTGGAGCATCTCAGTAAATCCGGGTTTTCACTGACCCTGTCTCGGCGGGGGATACTCAGTTTCGCGCGAGTGGACCTCGACCTGCCCGCCTTCGGCGATTATCCCGGCGGACCGCTCACAGCCACCACGCACAGGGTTGCGCGCACCACCTATGCCGGAAAGCCCGCATTCATGCTGGGGCAGTTCCAGCGAGCGGGGAAGGGGGAGACGGTCGCCCAGTTTGATCATTTTTCGATTTCGGCACCGCGTGACTGATGGTGGGCATGATAATGGGGATTCCGGCAATGTTTCGTAGTTTAAGGCTCGTTGTTTTCTGTGTTGCTGCTGCACTGCAGACTGCAAGCAGCGGCAGCGCCAACGCGCAGGACGTCAATGCGGCAGTAGAAGTTGTAAGGCAGTTCATCGCCGCACACATGACCCATCTGGACACCATGCAGGGCCCCCTGCTCAACGATGCACGGGCCGCGGCTCCATATGTCGTCGATGCTCTTGCGGTGGATGGATTGCAGGGGAGGCTCGGTTTCGATCCGATCTACAACGCCCAGGACTTCGAGATCACGAATCTCCGCGTCTATGCCGATCCCAGAACACCGATCCTGCGCGGCGCAGCGCAGGTGCGTGTGACGCTCGATAATTTTGGTGCGCGGCAGGAGTTCGTCTATGCGCTCGTGCAGGTTGCGCCCGACAACGCCTGGCAGATCTCTGATATCTATTCCGTCAACAATGACTGGTCGCTGGCCAATATGGCCGCCGACCTTGGCATTGACCTCAGACGGCAGACGGGACCCGAAGTGACCCTCGACAGTGCGGGTATTCCCATCCCCTGTGCCTTCGCATGCGGAAATCCGACCGAGCCCGGTGCTCAGGAAAGCCAGGCGCCGATTGTTGTGCCCGAGCCGGTGGTCGTACCGGGGATGGAGGAAGGGGACCTGCCTGGCAATGGCATCAACCCCGACGGTCGCAATCTCCTTGTCATCCTCGATGCCTCAGGTTCGATGTGGGGACAGGTCGAGGGGGAGGCCAAGATCGCCACCGCACGTGAGGCCCTCACGGGGATCATGGGTGACCTCGATCCAGCCACGAATGTCGGTCTCATGGCGTATGGCCATCGGCGCAAGGGGGATTGCGGCGACACGGAGGTGCTCTATCCGGTTTCCAATTACGCGCCAGGCCAGCTCATTCCCGCAATTGAAGGGATTTCTCCGCTGGGCAAAACGCCCATTGCCGGTGCATTGAAACAGGCAGCGTCGGCGATGCCGGCATCCGGCCAGTCTTCCAGCGTGCTGTTGATTTCGGATGGGCTGGAGACCTGTGGTGGCGATCCATGTGCTGCGGCAGCCCGGTTGGCGGAAGCCGGGATCGATACGCGGGTCCATGTTGTCGGGTTTGACCTCAGCGCCCAGGAGCATGCCGCGCTACAGTGCATCGCTGAGAACGGCAATGGAACATACTATCCGGCAAACGATGCACGCAGCTTTGTGGCTGCTGTGAACGAGGCTGTTCGCGAAGCTGCGCACGCAACTCCAGCACCGGCGCCTCAGCCAGCCCCATCAAGCAATGCAGAGACGGTGTTCGAGGACACGTTTGACGGTCCGGTACTTCATCCCGACTGGCGCGTGGAAAACCCCGTTGAGGAGCTCATGGCGTTTACGCCGGAGGGACAACTGTTCCTGGCTGCATTGGGCAAAGAGCCACACTTCAGAAAGCCTGAAGCGACCAATCGCCTGATCCTTGACCGTCCCGTTCCCAAAGGGGATTTCGATTTCGTGGTCGATTTCAAGATCGACGTGCAGACCAAACGCGAGCTGATGATGCTTTCGCTTTTTGGCGCTGCGCACGAACAGATCGGAGCCTATGTATGGCTGGAACCGACTGGGTGCGGAACGCAGTTCAGGTTCTCGCTGATCAGGATATCCGGCACGGAAGACGATCCGCAGACGACTTCCTTTGACACGAACCTGCTTGATGGGCCATGGGCCGACAATATGTGCGGTGCTACCGGGCGGGCCCAGGGGGATGCCATTCTGAAGGCGCTGGGGCAGAACGGTGCACGCCTTGCTCTCAAGCGCCGTGGCAGGGAAATGACAGGATCCATTCAACTGCAGATGCCCGGGGGCGGTGAGACGCTTTCCTACACCACTGAAGCGATCTCGGTGCTCCGGCTGTCCGGTGCCCCCAGTCTGTTGGGTGGTCACGGGCATAAGGCGGTGCCCGGCGAAAGTCATTTTGAGATTGACCGCTTTGCAATCGAGGTTCCTCCACAATGAGCTTCTGTCGCTCGCTCACTTCTGTCGCAACGCCGGCGCTTCTGGTTGCAGTGTCAGTGCTGCCTGTCTGGGGACAAGCCACCATGAGCTTCACCGAGGAGGAAGCTGTCACCGAGCAGGATGCACTGGCCTGCGCGGCGGGGTTGGGGTGCGAGGGATTGGCCGTTTCGCAGGATGAAGCGCTGGTTCTGACGGGGCACAACAGGGCCGAAACAGCGCTTGAAGAATACCGAAACCAGTTTGGTGAACCGGATCTGAAACGAGAGAAAGAGGGCTCGAACCAGACACAGGCGGCCACCCCCAACAGGGGGCACATGTCGTTCACTGAGGATGAGGTCGGAGAAAACGCTGGCGGTATGTCGTTTGACGAAGAGGAGGTGAGGGGCAATCAGGAGGGGGCACCGACCGGAGACAGATTCACCAGTGCTGAAATTGCTTCTTTCACCCGGGAAGAGGACGAGCTGTGGGCATGTGCTGCGGCATTCGGCTGCAAAGGCGCTGCAGCGGACCTTACGCCTCATGAAGCGCTACATCTTCTGGGGCTGCCTCAATACTCGTATGAATGGCCTCTGGCCGCCTGTGCGGCCAACGCTTCTGGCGCCTGTGATGAAATGGGGCTGAGTATGGGGGACGCACTGCGTATCATGTCGCATCTCGCGAATCCCAACCGCTGAATGGCTGCAAAAGCGGCTTTGTCGGGCGAGACGCCAGAAGCCAGACCCTGCCTATCGGCCGGTCAGACGTTTCAGTTGATGCAGTTGTGAAGGCTGGTGGCCCCTGTCGGTGTTTTTGCTGCTAGCCGAGCCAACCTACCGGCCCCGACAGGATGCGGGAGGTTAATTCCGACTGCGTGTGGACGTTCATTTTCGAGTACGCCTTTTTGAGATGACCGCGCACGGTGCTCACCAGGATGCCCATGGTTTCCGCGGCCTCTTCGGGTGTTTTTCCCCCTGCGATCAGGAGTGCGATCTCGGCTTCCTTTCCGGTCAGGCCGTAGGCGAGCTCGACCAATGCAATACGCGCATCGGCTTCAAGCCCTTGCTCAAGGCTGGTGCGAAGCACGAGAACGGAGGCCGGTCCCTGACGTTGCAGGCTTGTCTGTTTCAGGGCGTCGGGGTGGAAGCGGAAGCCAACCGGGACGTCGTCATGGACAATCAGCGTTTCGGTGCTGCCTTTTCGGTTCGTCGGATCTGTCAGCTCTCCCGATAACAGATCTCGAGTGAGCTGGCTTACGATGCGTTCGTCACTGGCGGTGGGTGTGCGGTGCGGGAACAGCCGGGCGAGCGCTTCGAAGTAGGTCCGGTTGGAATGCAGCAACTCGCCTTCGCTGTCGAGAATCGCAACGCCGATGTGAAGGCGTTCGATGACCGATTGAAGCAGAACGCCAAGCGTGGCATTCATCATCACCTGTCGGTTGAGGTTGAATGAACGCTCCCAATGCGGCATCAGCGACAGGATGCGCCTGTCGAGCTCCGCTTCCGCCAGTTCTCCAGAACGCTCTGCTTCATAGATCATGCGGTAGATGATCTCGTTCCAGAGACTTTCATTGTCGATGGCGTTGTAGCACAGCTCGACCAGTTCACCCGGACCGAGTTCTGCAGACGCACCGAGACTGCTGGTCATTTCAAGGAGTTTCGAAGTCAGCTCGGCTACACCGATTTCATCGTGTCCCTCTTCGGGATGCCACTCCTCGCCAACCCACCGGGCAATCCGCTCTGCAATGCCGAAGCGTTTTTCTTCGAGGAACAGTGCCGAGCGCGCCCCTTCAACCCTGGCAGAGGCAATATCATCAAACCCGACGCGTTCGAGAAATCGTTCAACTGGCGGTAAAAAACCACCGTCTCGCAGCATCGCGTCCTCTCCGCCGAACAGGACCAGACAGCGTGTGCCCGGTACCACCGACGCATTCTTTGGCCATTTCCACGCAGAAAGCATGCCCGAGAAAATATTGTACCAATAGGCGGGTGTGGGGGTCGGCCAGCCCAGCGGGTCGCTGATCACCGCGTCGATCAGTGTACGGTCGGCACTCATGACGTCCGCAGGATGACGGCGTTCCTTCAGATGGGATCCGAGAAAGGCATAGAGATGATGGAGAGACTGTTCGTCAGGTGTGTCTGAAGAGCCCAGTTTGCACCGCGTCTGAGAGAATGTCTTGCCAAACATGGCGATGGCGCGCTGGTTTGGCGGTGGCGAAATCAGGACAATGTGGTGGGCGAGATCCGGCCAAGTCTTCAGCACTTCCAGGGTCAACAGAGCGGTGATGTTGGGCACCACGATCAGCCGGTGCTCCCAGGGGATGCCGGTGAAGCATTTTTCGTAGAACAGACGCATATCCGAGACCGCCCGCTGCCAGCCATTTTCGTAGTCAAGGTGGCCGAGCCAGTTGCGATGGTCAGTGGAATTTCCATGTCCACGCACATCGCCGGAATAGGCATTCCAGCCCAGTGCGTTGAAGGCCCTGGCGAGATCGGACAGCATGCCTGAGTGGGTCGGCTGGCTGTGTCCCAGGAAGACAGCCCCGTGGTTTTGCGCTGATCCCGAACCGGAATCCACCGTCCATTTGCGCAAAAGCAATGGCTGGTTGTCCATGCCAACTAGAAATTCGGCATGCATGTTCAATTCCCCCCAAGGCCAGTCATGCACCCAGTGCACTTGAAACAGCTTTGGGGTGTTTTACCAGTTTTTTTGTGAATTCGATCTGAACGGCACGAATGGCATTTTGGTCGTCCTGTATTGCGCATCAATGCGCCAAGGCGCGTGATGGCGCAACGATTCTCATCGCAACATGGTCGGCAGATGCGGTGAGCGAGTTGCTTTCAATTCGGGTTATTCGACGTAGTGCCTGATGGAAAGTTTCGCGGTTTCAAACTCTTCCAATACTTCAGGCAACAGCCGGTCGATGCCACCCTCGGAGGCGCTTTCGCCGACAAGTTGGTCCTGCGCCATGAAGAACAGAACGTCGTTTTCCACGATGAAGCCGACATTGTGAAACCGGGCGGCAAGCTCCAGCATCGTCGCCTGCGTTGCAGGAGTGAGGATCTGCAGGACCTGCAGGGTCACGTCGCTTTCGTCGTGTCTCCCAAGCGGGCGTCCTGAAATGTGAAATCTCTCGTTGAAGTCTATCGATTCCGTCTTGATGTCGCGATCAAGGGGGCCCTTGTGCAGGATGTTTTCGGGGCGAATGACCGCCCGGATACCGGTTTTTCTACTGATCTGGTATGCGCCGATCAGTGAAAAGAACTGGCCGTAGCCACCGCTGCCGCCATGTGCATCTCTGCGCAATTCGCGGGGGGCCGAGTGCAGTTTCCATCTGCATGGCGCCAAGTGCGATCCAAAGGGGCAGACCGTCCTTCCTGCTTGCGCCCCAGAACTCGCCATCCAGTCGCGCGCCCATATAAGCTCCGGTCTGAAGCCTGGTCAGTTCGGGTATGCGCGCCTCGATCTTTTCAAGGCGTGGCGGTTTTACACGTTGAGAGCGGCGCTCGTAGTTTCCGTTTGACCTGCGAATGGGCGTTCTTTCAATCTGCCATTGCAGAAAACGCCCGGTGTAGGACCATCCCCTGGCTTGTGCGATGCGGATGCGCCGGAGTGTTTGGCGACCGTCCTTGTTTTCCAGCATATCCACGAGAAAGATCGAAGCGAAGGCTATGGTGGTGAAGGTGACGGGGATGAAAGGAAAGCCGTCGCCGACCAGTCCGGCGATCATCGTCCATGCAAGTGTGAGCATCACTGCCGGGAGTGGCATCCGTTTCAGCCAGGCAGGCAGCACCAGCCCGGGATGGAAGCTGGTGGTGTCAGGCGCTTCGACTTCGATTTCGCCTTCGAAGGGATCCCAGTGACGTCTTCCGCTCAAGAGCCATTTTCCCGCAGATCGATTTCGGGCATGGCGCGTACGCGATCGGATTCCGCTGCTGCCAGAGCGAACGGTCTGGCGTGGATCAGCCCCATCGAACGGGCAATCCAGTTTGACGGGATGGCATCCAGAAGCGTGTTGTAGCGTTCGACATTCGCATTGTAGAGGCGCCGCGCCGCGCTGATCTGATCCTCGGTTTCCTCAAGCTGTTTTTGCAACTTGCGTATATTGGCCGTCGAGCTGATCTCGGGCGTGTCTTCCGAATACGCAAGGAAGGTACGCAGTGCCACCGAAAGCTCAGCCTCTGCCTTCTCGACTGTCTCGATATCGTTGCTGCGCGCATTCATTGCAGCCCGGCGCGCTTCCATTAGAACATCAAAGACACGATTTTCCTGCGCGATGGCTCCACGCACCGCCTCAACGAGGGCGGGAATCAGATCATGGCGCCGCCTCAATTGAACATCGATGCCCGACAGGCCGCTAGCCACGGCATTTTTCGCCGCTGCCAGGCGGTTCTGCAAATAAATGAATGCGAGTATTCCGGCCGCAATGATGAATATGGTCGTGATCATTCTGTGTGCCGCCTGCCGAAGATATCCTTTTGTTATGGGTGTTCAGTGCTACCGGGAGGGGAACAACCCTGCGTCCCCCAAATGAGGGGGGCTATGCGCCTTGAAAGCAAAAATCAGTTTCGTGTCCGCAAAAGTATAGCTGGCAAAGTGGCGCCCCCGAGTGATAACCAACCGGTATGTTCTTGACGGAAGACATATCCCAAGTCGGACCCGCAATATTCATCTTGTTCGCTCCGCTGGTTTATGCGCTTGTTCGCGCACGCCATTCCACCCGTGCGGATTTCATCTACAATTCCGGCCGCACCGGCTTGCTTGCCACTGTGTGCGGTATCGTGTGCGGCAATATAGGTGCCGGTACGTTTGTCGCGTTGCTGCTCTTTTCGGATGCGAGCCCGGTCCTGGGTGTCTCTTTGGCCTGTGCCTATGCACTCGGTCTTGTGATATGCGGGGCCATCGCGCCGGCAGTTCACCGAAAATCGAACGAGTATGGCGTTTACGGGCTGGTCGACCTCATTGTGGCAACGCACGATGTGCGCAGACCTTTGGCGATCTGGATCCCGATTGCGTTTGTTTTCCTGCTGCGCACGGCGGTCCAGTTGCTGGCACTCGCCGCGATACTGGCTGCCATCTTGCCGGTTTCCAACCTGTTTGCGCTTGCTCTGGCGAGCGCATTCACGGGACTTTACACCGCGATTGGCGGTTATCGTGTGGCCACGGAAACCGATGTCTTTCAGGCTGCGGTCATCCTTGTGGGCATTGTTGTGCTCACACTGGCGAATGTGGGAAGCGCACCGCACCTGGAGAACGTGTTCGATCTTGGGCCCTACAAGCTGCCTCTTCTCGTGGGAATATGGCTGTTCATCCCGGTAAGCGCCGTGCTGGCAATCGACAATTGGCAAAGAATGGCAAGTGCCCGTGCATCCTCGGTCGCACGCATGGCATTTCTTCTTGCCGCACCGTTGTGTCTTTTCTGTTACCTCGGCATCGTCTGGCTGGGTCTCAAGGGCCATGCGGGTGGCGAAGTCCTAACCGTTTTGCGCATGGCCATGCCGGTTGAATGGACGTGGCTCGCCGATGTCATGCTGATTGCGGTGCTGATGTCTACGATGGATACATTCGTCATGCCGCTCGTCACCAGTCTCGAGCGCACGCGTTACACACTGCGTCAACTTCGCTTCATCGTCCTGCTTTTATTCATCATTCTCAGCGTGGTCGCCTACGCTATGGGGCCGCTGCTGAACTCGATTATCGCTGCATTCAGTTCTCTGGTGGTTTTTCTGCCTTCTGTTCTGGCCGCTTTGCTATGGCGCAACCTCAGCGCTGCATCCGCAGTTTTTTCGCTGAATCTCGGCGTTGGCGTGAGTGTGGTTTTTGTCGGGATCGACCTGAACTATGCAGCCTTTACGGGTTTTGCAGTCGCTGCCATGGTTTATGGCGGGATCTGGTACTGGTTACGGCACGAGCGAACGTCGGCGAGGGGGAGCGACATTCGCCCCTGTGACATTGCTAGATGACGAGATCATGCGCGACAGATCAATCCGGCTGCGGCAGGCCCTGGCTCCGATCTTCCCCGACACGCAACAATGAAAACCCCTCTCCTGTGATTTCGATCTCGGGGCACGCCATGGGTTCGGGGCGCGTCTCGTCATAGAGGCACTCCTTGACCGTGTAGAGGATTTTCAGGTCTGCACAGCGCGTCTCGGTGTTTATCCCCGTGGTGACTCGGTCTTCGGCAATTCCCTCACTGTTCCAGCCGCTGAAGACCAGTTGCAGGGGCAGTTCCGTCGCTGTTTCGTCGCGGGCATCGACAAGACGGGTTTCGCCGTAAACGGCATGGAGCCCGGTCTCCTGCTTGTTGACCCTGGCTATGCGCTCAGGTCTGCAAACACCTGCTTCGGTCTCATGCGGGAGCAATACCAATTGGACCCCTTCTGGTGTGCCGGCGGAGGTGGAGTCGCCTTGTTGAAGCGCAAGGGCCGCAACTGCGGCTGCGATCGCCAGTGCGCCTACGATCGACGAGGCTAACAGGGGCCTGGAAACATGCATTGGTTTCTCCCGGGTCTAATGTGTGCGTTCAGAGAAGTTGCGGCAGAACGTGGCAAGCGGCCCAGCGGAACGCAGGATACGATGAACCAGGCGTCCTTCGTGCGAGAGGTGTGCGCATCCTTCCAGTTGTTCTGACGAGCTGGAACCTCAGGCATGGCTGGACTCGGAGAGGTTGAGAATCTCGATGATGTCGGTGATGCATTCGATTTCCGCAACAAGGCTACGAGCGCGCTCGGCTCCATCGCGAACCTCGTGAAATACGTTTCCTATCTCGAAACGGCGGGCATTGGCCCCAATGCGTATCGCCACCAGTAGCTGACTATCCGAGAATGCCAGCGCCACACCCTTTTTGTTATTGAAGCGTTCGGTAAGGTCCATGATACGTTCCATGAACCGGGGAGTGAGAAGGTAACGGGCTTCAAGCTGGTCGGTGGAATAAACTTCAAAGCGCCCCTCAAACTCCAGACTTTCAAGCGCAACACGCTGACCTTTCTGGCGCAGGCTTTCGATCGCGTTGCCGATCCAGCTGGTGTCTGCCACCACCGAGGTTTCCCCCTCAAATGCCTTTTCGAAGCTGAAGATCAGCATCAATGCACGCCATTTCGATTCCTTCTTCGAGAACTTCCCCTCACACAGCTCGAAATCGACGCCGTTCACATGCCCGCTGATGCGGTCTTCAAGTTTGGCGCTCTTGTAAAACGGCAGGAGCGAGGTGAAACGCCTGAGCGGGAAATCGAAGCTTCCAAGTGTGTAGTCCAGCCCCAGAAACGTGCAGACCTTTCCAACAAGAACCTTTTTGTAGCGGTCGCAGAGCCCCCGATAGGCCAGTCCGGCTCCCACCAGACAGCCGAAGCCGAGTGTGAAGGCGACAAGGGCCGAAAAACTCTCCGACTGACCGGCCAGGGCGAGGGCCGCAACAGTTCCCAGTCCGACCGCGCCCAGAGCTGCAAGGGTCAGAACCAGACGCATGCGCGTTTTTCGGTGCGATTCCAGGCGCGCCAACTCGGGTTCGATCTCTTCGGCGTAGTAGGTGTCGAAGTCCGGTTGGCGGATGAGGGACTCGGTAAACGGTTTCATGAGGTTCCCGGTAAGCGCGGATGTTGGAGCCAGGTGATTGGCGACCTGTGAGACAATGAGGGTTCCGTCCAACTTTGATGCAGCCAGCACCCTCCCGCCTCTACCAAATTGGAGAGGGGCTCAAACTGGATCTCCGCATATTGCAACAAGTTGCAACACAACTGCCAATGGGCGAAATTGACGGAATGAACAAAGAAACTGTCTCTTCCGGTCGCACGCTTGCACATCAACGCCAGGCGATAATTCTGAAACATGTGCGTGAGAAAGGCGTCGTTTCCATCGCTGAAATGGCTCGTCTATTTCAGGTTTCGCGCGAGACCATAAGGCGCGACCTGAAGGTACTTGCCGATGGCGACGCACTGAACCTGGTCCACGGAGGCGCAGCGCGTTTTGAAGACGAGGAGCCGGCACTTAGCTTCCGGCAGGGAGAGAATGCCGCTGGCAAGGCAGCCATCGGCACATTTGCCGCAAGTCTCGTGTCGGACGGCATGGTGGTTCTGCTCGACAGTGGCACCACGGCACTTGCCGTGGCAAATGGGCTGAAGGAGAGGCGTTCCCTCACCGTATTCACGCCGAGCCTGACCATAGCGCAGCTTCTGTGCCGACAACCCGAGATCCGCGTGCACATGCCTGGCGGTGAAATCGACCCGCGTGAAGAAGCCATCGGAGGCATTGATGCGCTGAGAGGCATATCGGCGTTGCGCGTGGATATGGCCTTTATCGGTGCTGGAAGCCTGACGACAGACGGTGCCGTCACCGATTTCACCCGCCTTGGCGCGGAAACGCGTTCGGCAATGATCGATATGGCGCAGAAAGCCTATTTCATCCTCGATTCGAGCAAATTCGGCAGGCTCACGCCAATGCGCATTCGAGACGCAGAGAGGGCTGCGGGCGTGATCGTCGACCGCAAACCCGA includes:
- a CDS encoding VWA domain-containing protein, with translation MFRSLRLVVFCVAAALQTASSGSANAQDVNAAVEVVRQFIAAHMTHLDTMQGPLLNDARAAAPYVVDALAVDGLQGRLGFDPIYNAQDFEITNLRVYADPRTPILRGAAQVRVTLDNFGARQEFVYALVQVAPDNAWQISDIYSVNNDWSLANMAADLGIDLRRQTGPEVTLDSAGIPIPCAFACGNPTEPGAQESQAPIVVPEPVVVPGMEEGDLPGNGINPDGRNLLVILDASGSMWGQVEGEAKIATAREALTGIMGDLDPATNVGLMAYGHRRKGDCGDTEVLYPVSNYAPGQLIPAIEGISPLGKTPIAGALKQAASAMPASGQSSSVLLISDGLETCGGDPCAAAARLAEAGIDTRVHVVGFDLSAQEHAALQCIAENGNGTYYPANDARSFVAAVNEAVREAAHATPAPAPQPAPSSNAETVFEDTFDGPVLHPDWRVENPVEELMAFTPEGQLFLAALGKEPHFRKPEATNRLILDRPVPKGDFDFVVDFKIDVQTKRELMMLSLFGAAHEQIGAYVWLEPTGCGTQFRFSLIRISGTEDDPQTTSFDTNLLDGPWADNMCGATGRAQGDAILKALGQNGARLALKRRGREMTGSIQLQMPGGGETLSYTTEAISVLRLSGAPSLLGGHGHKAVPGESHFEIDRFAIEVPPQ
- a CDS encoding alpha/beta hydrolase, producing MHAEFLVGMDNQPLLLRKWTVDSGSGSAQNHGAVFLGHSQPTHSGMLSDLARAFNALGWNAYSGDVRGHGNSTDHRNWLGHLDYENGWQRAVSDMRLFYEKCFTGIPWEHRLIVVPNITALLTLEVLKTWPDLAHHIVLISPPPNQRAIAMFGKTFSQTRCKLGSSDTPDEQSLHHLYAFLGSHLKERRHPADVMSADRTLIDAVISDPLGWPTPTPAYWYNIFSGMLSAWKWPKNASVVPGTRCLVLFGGEDAMLRDGGFLPPVERFLERVGFDDIASARVEGARSALFLEEKRFGIAERIARWVGEEWHPEEGHDEIGVAELTSKLLEMTSSLGASAELGPGELVELCYNAIDNESLWNEIIYRMIYEAERSGELAEAELDRRILSLMPHWERSFNLNRQVMMNATLGVLLQSVIERLHIGVAILDSEGELLHSNRTYFEALARLFPHRTPTASDERIVSQLTRDLLSGELTDPTNRKGSTETLIVHDDVPVGFRFHPDALKQTSLQRQGPASVLVLRTSLEQGLEADARIALVELAYGLTGKEAEIALLIAGGKTPEEAAETMGILVSTVRGHLKKAYSKMNVHTQSELTSRILSGPVGWLG
- a CDS encoding LemA family protein, whose protein sequence is MITTIFIIAAGILAFIYLQNRLAAAKNAVASGLSGIDVQLRRRHDLIPALVEAVRGAIAQENRVFDVLMEARRAAMNARSNDIETVEKAEAELSVALRTFLAYSEDTPEISSTANIRKLQKQLEETEDQISAARRLYNANVERYNTLLDAIPSNWIARSMGLIHARPFALAAAESDRVRAMPEIDLRENGS
- a CDS encoding DUF3137 domain-containing protein translates to MKPFTESLIRQPDFDTYYAEEIEPELARLESHRKTRMRLVLTLAALGAVGLGTVAALALAGQSESFSALVAFTLGFGCLVGAGLAYRGLCDRYKKVLVGKVCTFLGLDYTLGSFDFPLRRFTSLLPFYKSAKLEDRISGHVNGVDFELCEGKFSKKESKWRALMLIFSFEKAFEGETSVVADTSWIGNAIESLRQKGQRVALESLEFEGRFEVYSTDQLEARYLLTPRFMERIMDLTERFNNKKGVALAFSDSQLLVAIRIGANARRFEIGNVFHEVRDGAERARSLVAEIECITDIIEILNLSESSHA
- a CDS encoding DeoR/GlpR family DNA-binding transcription regulator, encoding MNKETVSSGRTLAHQRQAIILKHVREKGVVSIAEMARLFQVSRETIRRDLKVLADGDALNLVHGGAARFEDEEPALSFRQGENAAGKAAIGTFAASLVSDGMVVLLDSGTTALAVANGLKERRSLTVFTPSLTIAQLLCRQPEIRVHMPGGEIDPREEAIGGIDALRGISALRVDMAFIGAGSLTTDGAVTDFTRLGAETRSAMIDMAQKAYFILDSSKFGRLTPMRIRDAERAAGVIVDRKPDAQTLRALKEQGLDLIVA